The Aeromicrobium yanjiei DNA segment GGGTTCTGTTGCGGTGGGCGATACTGGGTTCGAACCAGTGACCTCTTCGGTGTGAACGAAGCGCGCTACCACTGCGCCAATCGCCCGCGGGGTGCGTCCGAAACTCTAACCTATAGCTCCTCGGCACCTCGACCCCGGTGACCTACGGGTCCATCCCCCGCGACACTTCACGCGCCCAGATCGCCTGCACGCGCTGCGTGATCGGCCCCGGCGCCGGGAGCTCCCGGTCGTCCACCTTCGCGATCGCCTGCACGTTGCGCGTCGTGCCGACGAGGATCACCTCGTCCGCGGTCTGCAGCACCTCGATCGGCGCGTCCTGCTCCGCGACGTCGATCTCACCGGCGCACCACTCGAGCACGAGCGCCCTGGTGACACCCGCGAGCGGGCCGGCCGCCAGAGTGGGTGTGAGAAGTCTCTCCTCCACGACGTAGAAGATGTTGGAGCCCGTCCCCTCGCAGAGCTGGCCGCGCGTGTTCGCCATGACGGCCTCGGACGCGCCGCGGGCCAGTGCGTGCTCGACCATGAGCGCGTTCTCGGCGTACGACGTGGTCTTCAGCCCCGAGAGCGCGCCTCGCTCGTTGCGGGGCCACGGGACCGTCACGACGCTCGAGACGTCGGGAGGACGGTGGCACGGCTCGGAGATCACCACGTACGTCAGGCCTTCGGAGCCGCGCGGAGAGCCGAGCGGCCCACGGCCCGAGGTCACGGTCACCCGGATGCGCCCGAACTCGATGTCCTGGCCGTCCATCGTCGCTTCGACGCCCTCACGGACTGCGCCGACGTCGGGCGTGCCGATGCCGAGCCCTTCCGCGGACCGCACGAGCCGGTCCAGGTGCCGCGTCAACGCGAACGGCTCGTTGCGGCTGATCTGCACCGTCTCGAAGACTCCGTCGCCGACGATCATGCCGTGATCGAGCGGGCTGATCACTGGCTCGTCAGGGAATTTCAGCAGCTGGCCGTTGACCCATGTCTTCATGATCGAAGGCTACGCCGACCCCGGTTTTGGGTCTGCGGGAACCATCGGCTAATGTTTCATCTCGGCCTCCGGTAGAGGCCAAGTGCGGACATAGCTCAGTGGTAGAGCATCACCTTGCCAAGGTGAGGGTCGCGAGTTCGAATCTCGTTGTCCGCTCGGAGAGGGTCTCCATACCCATCCTGCGGTGGGTTGGCCGAGAGGCGAGGCAACGGACTGCAAATCCGTTTACACGGGTTCAAATCCCGTACCCACCTCGAACGTCACAACTTCATAAGCACCAGCAATGGGCGATTGGCGCAGCGGTAGCGCGCTTCCCTGACACGGAAGAGGTCACTGGTTCAAACCCAGTATCGCCCACACGGAAGAAGCCCCCGGAATCCCAACAGATTTCGGGGGCTTTTCGTCGTTCTCGGGAATGTCGAGGCGGTGGGCCTTGGCCCTGACAGAATCGGCGCATGAGCCAGCCCGCTCCCCCGCACCTCTCGCATCCAGGGAAGCCCAAGACCCGCAGGAGCCCGGTAGGCGGCCCGTTGGGCGTGGTTCTGGTCCTCGGCGTGCTGGGCATCGGCGCTTCGATCCTCTTCGTCGTCATGAACGCCGGTTCCAGCTCATCCGGCGAGGCGTCGGGTGAGAACGGCGCCCTGGGCGCTTGCGAGACCTTCGTCAAGCAGGAGCTCCAGAGCCCCTCCACCGCGGTGTTCAGCGGAGCTGCCGCCGAGGGGAAGACACCCGAGTGGGTCGTCCATGGAGCAGTCGACTCGATGAAGAGCGTCGGGGCGACCATGCGTACGTCGCGCAGCTACTACGAGTGCCCTGTGCGTCGGGTCGGGGACGACACGTGGCAGCCGGCTGGCCCCGTACGCGTCGGCGACGCTCCCTACCGACGCTGAGGACGTTCTTCGTGCCCCCGGAACGCAGCGACCGACCCCGGACGGCAATCGAGACAAGCGTTCGATAACCTTCCCGCCGTGGACAAGCGAAGGCGTTCGATGACCGTGGGAATCGGTGTGGTCACTGTCGCGCTGGTCGGTCTCGGCGCCGCGGGCTCGCGGGCCGAGGAGCGCGGCGTGTGTGTCGACCGCTCCAGCGACGTGCGGGTGGCCGACGACCAGTGCGACGACGACAGCGCGTCGTCCGGCGCCGGCTACGGCGGCTACGGGTGGTACTACATCCCCGCAGGCCGGCGTGCACCCGCAGAGGGTCAGGCGGTCGCGGGTCAGGGGTCCTTCGTGACCCCGACCAACAAGTCGTTCACCAAGGGCGGGGTCGCTGCGGACGGCGGCACGGTGACACGCGGCGGATTCTTCTCCGGCAAGGGCTCCTTCGGCGGATGAGACGTGTGCAGACGACGGCGCGGCCGGACTGGCTGAGCCTCGTGGAGGAGCAGGGCCTGACGTACGCCGTCGATCGCACCGGGGACGGGAGCGAGGTGCCGTACTGGGACGAGACCGCGTACTACGAGTTCACCGAGGACGACGTCGACTACCTCGAGCGCGTCACGGACGAGCTCCACACAATGGCCATGCAGGCGGCCGCGCGCATGGCGGACGACGCCCAGCTCATCCAGCGGCACAAGCTGCCTCCGGGCGCCGGCGACCTCCTCGCCCGGTCCCTGCGCGACGGCGCGGAGACGTCCATCTACGGCCGGTTCGACCTGGCCTGGGACGGCACCGGCCCCGCCAAGCTGCTCGAGTACAACGCCGACACCCCGGCCGGGCTCGTCGAGGCCGCCGTGTGCCAGTGGATGTGGCTCGAGGACCTGCACCCCGAGCGCGATCAGTGGAACATGCTGCACGAGCACCTGGTCAAGCGGTGGGACGAGTTCCGGCGGACCACGGGAGCTGAGATCGTGCACTTCGCCGTCGGCCAGAACGAGCCGACGGAGGACTGGGCCACGGTCGCCTACCTGCGGGACACCGCGCAGGAGGCCGGCCTCGAGACCGTCGGCATCACGATCGAGGAGATTGGCTGGCACCACGAGCGGCTGACGTTCGTCGACGTCAAGGACCTCGAGATCGCTCACTGCTTCAAGATGTACCCGACCGAGTGGATGCTGGACTCCACGTTCGGCCCGCTCGTGATCGACGGCTCGTCCCGCACGCGCTGGATCGAGCCGCCGTGGAAGCTGCTCCTGGGCTCCAAGGCGCTGCTCCCCGTGATGTGGGAGATGTTCGCGGGCCACGAGAACCTCCTGCCCAGCTACTTCGACGCCCCGTACGCGATGCGCGAGTACGTGACCAAGCCGCTGTTCGGGTGGGAGGGCGACGGCGTCGAGATCCACACCCCGCACGTCCGCGAGGCGGTCGAGGCGACGCACTCGGCCGGCCAGGAGCTCGTCTACCAGAAGTACGTCGAGCTGCCCGACTTCGACGGCAACCACCCGGTGCTGGGCACGTGGGTCATCGGCGGACGCGCGGCCGGGCTCGGTGTGCGCGAGTCGAGCAACCGCATCACCAACACCGAGGCGCGCTTCGTCCCCCACCTCATGTCCACCGCGCGGTCCTCCCCCGAGCAGGTCGCTGCCTGGCTCGCCGAGACCGGGCACACCCTGTGACCGCACGCGTCCCGATCAAACCGCACCACCTAGGAGAACCATGGACCTGCTGAGCTCAGTTGGATACGCGCTGGCCTACGCGGCGATGGGCCTCGCGGTCCTCGGAGTCGGCTATCTCGTGCTCGACCTGCTGACCCCGGGACGGCTCGGGGAGCACATCATGCAGAACGCCTCGGTGAACGCGGCCATCGTCACCGCGGCCGGCATCCTCGGGCTCGGCGGGATCGTCTTCACCGCGATCTGGACCAACGGCGACTCCTCGTTCGGCGCCGCCCTGGGCTGGACGATCGCGTTCGGGCTCGTCGGGGTGGTGATGCAGGCGGCAGCGTTCCGTCTCCTCGACCTCATCACGCCCGACGACCTGTCCAAGATCGTCACGCTTCCCGGCTTCCACCCGGCCTCGCTCGTCGCCGCGGCCACCCAGGTCTCGGTCTCGCTCGTGATCGTGGCCTGCATCGCCTGACATTCGCGAGACGATCCGGGCCGATCTGACATGGTCCAGACATGAGGCTCCTGTCATCGGCCTGTGCCGTCCTCGTTGCTGCCACGCTCGTCGGGTGCGAGACGTCCGGCGGCTCGTCTCCCGGTCCCCCACGCACTGGAAGCCGGACCGCTGGCGTGACGCCGGACCGCGCCGCTGAGCCCTGCCCCGACAAGCTGCCGCAGCCGACTGCGTCGACGCAAGGCCCCGACTCGTCCCGCCCGGCCGAGCGCAGGCCGCGGCTGCCCCGGCTGGAAGCCGCCTGGGTGTGCGTGTATGGGGCGTTGACCCCCACAGGTGACGGAGCAGCTCTCGAGTGGACTCGGCAGCGGCCGCCCATGCGCGTCCCGCCGGGCCAGCTGCGCCGTTACCAGCGTGACCTGGACCAGCTGGTGCCCGCCGATCGCGAGCGCGCATGTCTGGCAGACCTCGGCCCGCGCTACCTCTTGGTCTACGCGTACGACGCGGGCCTCGCGGGCGTGACCGCCGACGCCTTCGGGTGCGAGGACGTGCGACTCACGGACGATCCCGCGGAGACGGCGCCCGGCGAACGGGGCGCGCCCGGCTCCGTTCCCGGCATCCTGCAGTCCCCCTCCGGGCTCCTGGACGCTCTCGAGGCCACCGCGAACGCGTCCGGCACCTAGTCGCTCGCGCCGTGCGGGCCTGCACGCGGCCGGCGTGCGACCCCGACCTGCTGGCCGTACGGTCTGGGTCATGCGAACGAGTGTGAAGGCCGATGACGCCACTTCCCCCGACCTGATCCGCAAGATCGAGGCGGCCGACGAGTCCCTGAGGATCAGCTTCTCGGGCATGCCGATCGACGAGGTCGTGCCAGAGGTCGAGCGGTCGCTGAGCGAGCTCGATCTCGACCTCCCGGAGGCCACGGTGCAGGACTGGGCCCAGCACGTCGTGGACCGCGCGGACTACGTCCTCGAGATTCGGTGAGCTGAGCCCGCCACATCTCACGATCCCGGACATCTGGCGGGCTCAAGCCGCCAAATCTTGGTGCCGGCGGGGTCAGCCCCAGCGGGCGTCGTCGACGGCCTGCTCGACGGCGGCGTTGATCG contains these protein-coding regions:
- a CDS encoding DUF350 domain-containing protein; protein product: MDLLSSVGYALAYAAMGLAVLGVGYLVLDLLTPGRLGEHIMQNASVNAAIVTAAGILGLGGIVFTAIWTNGDSSFGAALGWTIAFGLVGVVMQAAAFRLLDLITPDDLSKIVTLPGFHPASLVAAATQVSVSLVIVACIA
- a CDS encoding glutathionylspermidine synthase family protein encodes the protein MRRVQTTARPDWLSLVEEQGLTYAVDRTGDGSEVPYWDETAYYEFTEDDVDYLERVTDELHTMAMQAAARMADDAQLIQRHKLPPGAGDLLARSLRDGAETSIYGRFDLAWDGTGPAKLLEYNADTPAGLVEAAVCQWMWLEDLHPERDQWNMLHEHLVKRWDEFRRTTGAEIVHFAVGQNEPTEDWATVAYLRDTAQEAGLETVGITIEEIGWHHERLTFVDVKDLEIAHCFKMYPTEWMLDSTFGPLVIDGSSRTRWIEPPWKLLLGSKALLPVMWEMFAGHENLLPSYFDAPYAMREYVTKPLFGWEGDGVEIHTPHVREAVEATHSAGQELVYQKYVELPDFDGNHPVLGTWVIGGRAAGLGVRESSNRITNTEARFVPHLMSTARSSPEQVAAWLAETGHTL
- a CDS encoding aminotransferase class IV translates to MKTWVNGQLLKFPDEPVISPLDHGMIVGDGVFETVQISRNEPFALTRHLDRLVRSAEGLGIGTPDVGAVREGVEATMDGQDIEFGRIRVTVTSGRGPLGSPRGSEGLTYVVISEPCHRPPDVSSVVTVPWPRNERGALSGLKTTSYAENALMVEHALARGASEAVMANTRGQLCEGTGSNIFYVVEERLLTPTLAAGPLAGVTRALVLEWCAGEIDVAEQDAPIEVLQTADEVILVGTTRNVQAIAKVDDRELPAPGPITQRVQAIWAREVSRGMDP